TTTTCAGGTGCATTTTTTGGGTTTGGCACATTAATTTGCTGTTTTCTCTTATTATGTGGTTGTAATTAGGGATGTTCATAGTCGAATCAAACCAATTTAAACACTCAAACCGATCTAAAATATCGTTGTTTAGTTAATGGATTGATTCTATTTTCAGTTCACATATCCAAAAACGAATTGGAAgtattttatttattcaaaCTATTATATACATAATTACCAATTTACCCAAACTTATTATGTTGTATTCTATTGTTGCCCATAACTTTAACCCTAAGGTGTTGAGCCCTTGCTAAGTTAGAAGTCGTCTCAGATAGTTTGAAATTCATTCACTTAATTACATCTTAATTCTCTCTCGCACAGTAAGCCTCTCACTGTTGCGCTTCTCTCTGTCACACGACGTTGTTCACACTTAACAGTAAATGCTTTGATTTAGAAACAAGATAACTCTAAATCCCtcatttctattttatttggctattttgttgttgttgttttgattGCAATTTCTCATTTGAAGTCGAGTTCATACTCTTTTACTGCTTCCAGCTGAAAGTTGTTTAACAAccggaaaaaatatttttgattgAGTAATGATACATAtacacctcactttctcttccatctcatttccacacattttcctttttatctctctctgcatttcttgtcacatcacaaatcatatcactaatttctctctcatttctacCTTATCTCATAAGTCATAAGAAGAGGTGGAAAAGTGGTGTGTACACAACATTATTCGTTCTTATTTTGCAATGTTGTTTTCTATTTCATTATTCATTTCAACCTTCACATTTTTATAAACCAAAATTAAATCCAGTCTAAACTGATAAAATTGGATTGGATCGGttcgaatttcaaaaaaaaaaaaccgattgtattattaatttttaaaattgaagtgATCAGATTAGATGGATTTTCCCTTTAAAATCAAATTAGTCCAGACTGCGAACACCTTTTCCTGTGATACATGAGGAACAACAATGTGAGGAGAAACACTAGTTGAATAGTTTCAGTTTGACTTTCTCAAATATTCATTTTTCGTGATTCGTCACTCCCACTAAACTTACCACTGACACTCTTAATGAACCGAGCATTACTAGACTTTATTGTTCTTGTACTATGGTTATGACAATATATAGAACATGTACCACTTTAATTTTTCAAGATAACTAATGAAGTAGCCGCTTATTTTTCTTTCATCAAACTTCTTTTTCACGTTGATTATATATCCTTACTTTTGCTCGATAAACTCAAACATAACGGTTCCTTAAACTGGGTTTCCTCCCTTTCTATAGTTCTTATGGAGTCTTAGGAACCACTTTACTAAGAACCTTGCTAAGCAGATATGTAGTAGTCTTGAATGCATGCATTCAAGATGATAAATGGCGAAAGCGATGACATCGTATTGCAATGGCGACGTTGTAGTGTAGGGTACCCTTTCCGACAACACCAAGAGTTGGCTCACGTGTCAGCCAAACCTGCACACTGAAAGCCCTACATGTGACTGCGAATGTGTGAACCACACGAATCTCAACTCTTCAACCCCTTATTGGGCTTTTGAAAACATCTCCTAGCTATCAAATTGCAAAAGCTCCATTCATCCACATGCCTCAAATCAAATACTACCCCTACAGTTTTGGGTCAAACAGTTCTTCCATCACACTTGCTCCTTACAAAAATGCACATCGGTTCATGGTTGTAAACACATTCAACCCCTATTTTCAAAGCCTCTTTTTGTGAACTTAGGTAAAGGTACAAAAACATTGGAAATAGTAAATACCATGTAGTACTATTGTAAACTTTTTAATTAACCTTATATTAATTACTTTCTTGTGTTATTGGGAGATGAAAGAAGGGAACACAAAAGATTCCTAGCGGATTATCCACGATAGTAAGTTAATTATTTGGTAATTTAATCGTACGTATGTACCTTAATTATGTACTTTCATAAAGACACAAGCATTGTAATTATCTAAATCGATCTAATGACATTAGAGGACTAAGGTGTCTCCAACTCGTTCAGACTTGTAACCCAAGCAGTGGAACAAGAAACGACAGGAGATTaacacaaaataaattaaaactagCATGAAGTTagtgagaaagaagaaacaaACATATAGCATGCATTATACCAATAATTTAGTCTCTGAAAGTACTAGTAAGGGATGGTCATGATGAGTATTTAATAGGTAAGACTTAAGAGGTTAAGTGTATATTGGGAAATCATTTCACATATGGATTCTGATGAAGTTCAAATCAATTTTTGAGAGAAACTTTCATGAGtaacagaattgattctgaaaaaataaaagttaatttaaatatatgcTACAACTATTTGTGCATCAATGTGTAATATTGTATGACCAACACATTGTTCTCAcgctctctttctcttctcagATAGTCAGATGCACTTTTGATTTTATTTCAACCAGTTTATGTTGGTATACGGAAATATTGTAGATGATTATCCATTTATCCCTCACACAACACAAAGGGACATATACAAAAGTTAAATTGCACCTGTAAATTTAATACAAGATATGTTAAATAAAACCCTTGTTATTAGTACGGGTAATTTCAATTAATACAATCAaatactctctccgttcctatataactgacactttaaggttgttgcacacttattaaaaaataacagttaatgttcttgttttattaaaattactatgtaacttcctattataacctttatctctcttattaattctaacttttcaagttacttaccaccaataaatgaagggtacaattgataaagtataattaatgctctcttgaactttgtaaagtggcagataattaggaacaaaattcagctagaaatagtgtcagttatttaggaacggagggagttaCACCCTTGTTATGAGTACGGGTAATTTGTCTTTTTTCTAAGGGTaccattttttattattatagttCTGGCAAGGATTTCACAAGTACGTGGCCACTGGAGGGGCACATTGTCCCAGTCACTGAGAAAGTAATAATTTACCACGTCCATGGTCCAGATCACGTGCCATGCACGACACCCATGGAGAACAGACAAAATGGATTCAATTCAATTACACACTTCTTTTTCGTAATCAGAAATGAGCAATCATCAGTCATGAGCTCATGAGGTGAAGATTCTtgataattatgaaaaatatattacTACTAGCTAGTAGTTTCGTATGAAAAGTTTTGCAATTATGAGACTGGAGATTTTGATAAAAAATGGCCCAACCAAATTGCTATCTGTGGGAGAAAGTTGAACCGGCCCCTTAAAAGCTAGTTTCTATGTGGTCCGAACTATCATTAATCATCCTAAATCGTGTGACAATAATTACTATATATAACCCTCAGTTTTAATTGGTTAAGGTTAGGTCCTTAAATTCCTTTGTTGCTTTCATATTTAACAAATGACATTTACTTCTTATTCTATATCCAAGCTCTTTTATGCAATCTTAATTCTGGTGACACTCTAGCTTAACTTGAAGAGAGCAGGGTATAAATTTCTCAATCAAGAAAGTTGATGTTGGACTCAATTTAAGGACATGTTTTGACGTATAATATTGCAAATGGGATCAAAAATTGCAGTTGATGAAATGGGAGGGGgaacaaatcaaacaaataacCTATAGAAAGGGCCAAAAGGTCCTTCACTTAGTCACCATCACTGGGGTCGCAGATTTAACAGAACCATTTTCAGGTTCATATCTGAATATCTGAATGAGAAGTACTTTAAAATTCTACGAAATTTAACACAGGTGGTAGCAACTGAACCTTGTTTATATACAAGTTAAACAACATGTTTTATGTATAAAAATAACAAGAACTACATACATAAAAAGACCCTGCAGGCGATTCGATCCTCTAATATCACTGGTATATAATTTGAAGCGGCAAAGAAGATGGGAAAAATCTTTTGTGGAGCTAGCTGGTTGGAACTGTCATCTCCTCAATGAACACCCTTAAAATTTTCCAGAATTTGGCTGCCTAATGCTTGCTCAACTCAGGGACTTCCTTGATGCTCATCTCCACCATTTCGACAGCATTGAAACCTTCATCATCAGTGGCTATAGTGGACTGAGAATCCATCCCGGACCCTGCTTGGATTTCCTTGAACATTGCCATGACTTGAATCATTGTAGGACGCCGCCACGGTCTGTCATCCAAACAAGCACAAGCTACCTTCAAGTGCTGCAAGAGCTCAATCTCCAGATTGGGGTCTTCCTTCATGAGCTCTGGATCGAAAACATCGCTTATTTTCAGTTTGGCATGTTGTTTAACCCACCCCACAAGATTATTGTCACCAAAATCAGCCGAATCTGTTGGCCTTCTCCCTGTTAAAAGCTCCAGCAGAACGACGCCGTAGCTATAAACATCACCTTTTGTGGAGCATCTGAAGCTCTGATAGTACTCGGGAGGAACATAACCTGGTGTGCCGGCTAGCGTGCTGACACTTAGATGAGTATCCATAGCACTCATCATTCTAGCCATTCCAAAATCAGAGACCCTGGCTTCAAGGTTTTCATCAAGTAATACATTGCTAGATTTCATGTCCCTGTGAATGATATGGGGGATACAATTGTGGTGAAGAAAAGCCAACCCTCTAGCAGCTCCGATTGCAATCTTCCTCCTCACATTCCAATTCAGCTTGATCCCAGCTTTCTTCGGGTCATGCAGAACATCTTCAAGGCTTCCATATTTCATGTACTCATAAACCAAGAGCCTTTCCTCTCCAACCTTGCAGTATCCCAGAAGAGGAACAAGGTTCCTATGCTTAATTTTCCCAATGGTTTCCATTTCAGCAGTGAATTCCCTGTCCCCTTGTCCACTCACATGTATCAACTTCTTGATGGCAACCACACTCCCATCCTTCAATTGAGCCTTGTAGACGTCACCAAAACCCCCTGAACCAATGAGGCTGTCATTGTGAAAGCCATTGGTGGCTTCGAGAAGATCAGCAAAAGTAAGCTTCCGGAGCGGCTTCTCAAACGTTGCGAGGTTTATGCTGAGCGCTTCACGCGCACTGGTGAACTTCCAGCTGACATTATTGGCATTGCCTGAATGAGAATTGCCATTTCCATCAATGTAGCCATCAATTGCagcctccttcttcttcctccttttcTTAGTCTCAATTGCAATTATAAtcaaaccaaacacacataACAGGGAGAACAACAATCCCATAGCCACACTCCCCGCAAGAGACGCCTGCTTCCTATGCGACCTCTGATGCTGAGCATCAGCACTCACTCCTGTATCAGTCCCACACGGAAGAAGAGGAACCCCACACAGACCAGAGTTGTTCAAGAACCGCGCAGACGGAAATGTATCGAATTGACCCGATTCGGGAATCATCCCATTGAGTAAATTGTTTGACAAATCCAGCTCAGTGAGCAATGAAAGCCCTGTCAATGCCTGTGGAATCTGACCTTGGAGCCTGTTGTAGGAGAGGTCAAGGATGTTGAGATTCTTCACCCTCCCAAGCTCTTGAGGAATGCTACCAGAAAGGTTATTGTGCCCCAAATTCAATATATAGAGATAGTACATTTCTCCAAGTTCCTTAGGTAAAGGACCAGTCAACATGTTGTGAGACATATCCAGAAAGATCATGGAACCAGTGTTTTTAAACGTGGGCTGAATCTTACCTCCATAAACCCTAGTGAAATTACAAGGGTTCCTCGTAGAAATCCTGTTCAGCTGCTGCTGGCTAATCCCTGCAAACTCCAGCAAGTTTCCTGCACCATGGCACTCCCTGCTCCCATCATTCTTGATGTACACATACGTCTTCCCGCTGATGAAATTCACCCTGATCTTCCCCGATTGCTTGAAAAGCTCCGGCGGGATTGGCCCGGTGAGTTGATTAGTGTTCAGATCTAGCCAAATCAAGCTAGGACAATCCCCGAGCTCCGGCGGGATGCTACCGGAGAACGAGTTGTTGCTGAGCTTGAGGATCGCGAGGTTCGTGAGCTTCCCAATCCACGGTGGAATCTCGCCGCTGAGCTTGTTGTTGGAGAGGGAGATCCAATTGAGCTTGGTGCAGTTCACAAGACCGGAGGGGATGTTCCCGGTGAACTCATTGAAGTCCAGGATGAGATTCTCCAAGCTCTGCATCTTGCTCAGCTCAGGGGGGATCTCACCATGGAGCTGGTTCAGCCACATGATCAAATCGCGAAGCTTCGTGAGGGAACCCAAGCTCGGAGGGATGGTTCCGGTGAGGAAGTTGAAGCTCAGGTCGAGCGCGACGAGGTTGGAGCAGTTGCTGAGCGTGGCCGGAACAGGACCGGTGAAACGGTTATTCTGCAGGAAAAGCTCCTTCAAATTGTTCATCGGATCCTCGCAGAGCCACTCCGGGATTGAACCGGTGAAGTTGTTGGAGCTCAGATCCAGCGATTCCAAGCTCGCGAGCTTGGAGAGCTTCTCCGGGAGAGGACCGACGAACTCGTTGAACGACACGGCGAGCTGTTTGAGGGTGGCGATTTCTGTGAAAACTTCCACCGGGAGTGCGCCGGTGAAGCGGTTGCTGGAGATGTCGAGGGACTCCAGGGAGGAGCAGGAGCCGAGCTCGGCGGGAACTGCGCCGGAGAGGTTGTTGGAGGACAAGTCGAGCTCGACGAGTGTGGTGCAGAGGTCGGCTAGCCCCGCCGGAATCTGACCGCGGAAGTGGTTTCCGGCGAGGTAGACGAACTTGAGTGAGCCGGAGGGGAGTGAAGGAACCGCGCCGGAGAATTGGTTGCCGGAGAGGTTGAGGTGGAGGAGGCTCTTGCAGGGGGAGAGAGTCCTCGCAATGTCGCCGTAGTATTTGTTTGCAGAGAGGTCAAGATGCTGAAGCGAAGAGCAGTCGCCGAATGAAGGAATGGAGACGGTGAAATTGTTGGCGGCGAGGTCTAGATACTCGAGAGAGTTGCTCGCGGCGGAGAAGTCAGTTTCGCCGGTGATTTTGTTTCCCCGGAGATTCAAGTGGGTTAACCCAGTAGTGAGAACCCAGGGGAAGACGGCGGGGCCAGTGAACTTGTTGTAAGAGAGGTCAAGGATTTGCACGGTGGAGCTGAGCTTCCAGCGCGGCGAATCAAATTCCAGGAGGTTGTTGGAGAGGTTGAGGGATTGGAGGTTGGAGCAGGAGGATAGAAACGACAAGGCGGAGAAGGGACCGGAGAAAGTGTTTTGAGATAGATCTATGGCGGTGAGTGAGGTGGCGCAGGTGGTGGAAATGGCGGCGGAGGAGGTGAGGTTAGTGGATTTTAAGGtgaggaggtggaggtggtcGAGGGTGAGAAGGTAGGTGGCGACGACGGTGAGGTTGGTGTTGAGGGGGATTCCGGTGAGGACTATGGATGTTATTGTAGTTTGGTTACAGGTGATTCCGGTGAAGGAGCATGGGTTCCGGTTCGGGAGCCAGTTCGGGAGGAGGTTCGGGTTGGGGAGAGTGGCTTTGAAGTTGAGAAGGTTCTCCGTTGGGTTGTTGAGTCTGGAAAAACATGGTGTAGGGTGGAGAAAGAAAGATAAGAGGACCAATAATAGCGAGAGAGAGATGGTGCTGTACATGGGTTTCATTTtgtgagaaagagaaaaaggagaGTGATGATAAGTGGTGGATGGTCTGAGTGAGTGTCTCTGTCTAGGTGTAGCTGCTTGGTTTAGGGTATGAGTTTCTCTGCTGccattagagagagaaagagagagagctCTGATGAGAAGctctgtgtgtgtttgtgagagagaaagagagaaagggagagtaGTCAGTCAAAAGTCGTAGTGAGGATGGTAAGAAGGGTATTTATCAAGTTGTATGGAGGAGTGGACACAGCTAGCTGTTTGCTCACATGCCATGTGACACTCTCTCCCTTATTAATCTCTAATCTTTAGGAATACTAGTATTTTATAAGCTGGACATGTATATACATTTCCACTTTAGTTTAAtctatttttttatcaacaaaattGGCAGTAATAAGAATAATCACTTTGAAGCTATGATATCACATTAACCGGATATACATTATCGAATTAATTTTTCTCCATATATATGTCGCCCAAATGTTGAACTCTAGATAAAATGTTTATGGTGTCCAACTGTTTACTAGTTGTGTTGGTTATGCTTAATATTCTGATACATGGTGATTGATGTGATGCTGTCTTCttgttattaatttttactaattTCTATAATATTGTCTCACTTATCTTCATCTTTCTTAATTCTTCTAAAAATCCTTCTATTTACTTACTTCAAGCAAATATATGTAGGAAAGGCCCATTTAATGGTATCATTAATAACAGATAAACATAACTGGTAATTCAGTCTAGGTTGGTAAGGTTATATATAGCTTAA
This is a stretch of genomic DNA from Lotus japonicus ecotype B-129 chromosome 1, LjGifu_v1.2. It encodes these proteins:
- the LOC130711568 gene encoding systemin receptor SR160; its protein translation is MKPMYSTISLSLLLVLLSFFLHPTPCFSRLNNPTENLLNFKATLPNPNLLPNWLPNRNPCSFTGITCNQTTITSIVLTGIPLNTNLTVVATYLLTLDHLHLLTLKSTNLTSSAAISTTCATSLTAIDLSQNTFSGPFSALSFLSSCSNLQSLNLSNNLLEFDSPRWKLSSTVQILDLSYNKFTGPAVFPWVLTTGLTHLNLRGNKITGETDFSAASNSLEYLDLAANNFTVSIPSFGDCSSLQHLDLSANKYYGDIARTLSPCKSLLHLNLSGNQFSGAVPSLPSGSLKFVYLAGNHFRGQIPAGLADLCTTLVELDLSSNNLSGAVPAELGSCSSLESLDISSNRFTGALPVEVFTEIATLKQLAVSFNEFVGPLPEKLSKLASLESLDLSSNNFTGSIPEWLCEDPMNNLKELFLQNNRFTGPVPATLSNCSNLVALDLSFNFLTGTIPPSLGSLTKLRDLIMWLNQLHGEIPPELSKMQSLENLILDFNEFTGNIPSGLVNCTKLNWISLSNNKLSGEIPPWIGKLTNLAILKLSNNSFSGSIPPELGDCPSLIWLDLNTNQLTGPIPPELFKQSGKIRVNFISGKTYVYIKNDGSRECHGAGNLLEFAGISQQQLNRISTRNPCNFTRVYGGKIQPTFKNTGSMIFLDMSHNMLTGPLPKELGEMYYLYILNLGHNNLSGSIPQELGRVKNLNILDLSYNRLQGQIPQALTGLSLLTELDLSNNLLNGMIPESGQFDTFPSARFLNNSGLCGVPLLPCGTDTGVSADAQHQRSHRKQASLAGSVAMGLLFSLLCVFGLIIIAIETKKRRKKKEAAIDGYIDGNGNSHSGNANNVSWKFTSAREALSINLATFEKPLRKLTFADLLEATNGFHNDSLIGSGGFGDVYKAQLKDGSVVAIKKLIHVSGQGDREFTAEMETIGKIKHRNLVPLLGYCKVGEERLLVYEYMKYGSLEDVLHDPKKAGIKLNWNVRRKIAIGAARGLAFLHHNCIPHIIHRDMKSSNVLLDENLEARVSDFGMARMMSAMDTHLSVSTLAGTPGYVPPEYYQSFRCSTKGDVYSYGVVLLELLTGRRPTDSADFGDNNLVGWVKQHAKLKISDVFDPELMKEDPNLEIELLQHLKVACACLDDRPWRRPTMIQVMAMFKEIQAGSGMDSQSTIATDDEGFNAVEMVEMSIKEVPELSKH